From the Martelella mediterranea DSM 17316 genome, one window contains:
- the cdd gene encoding cytidine deaminase: protein MTTPADLFTAARAASAKSYSPYSKFPVGAAILAEDGEVYAGANVENLAYPEGICAEGVAIGHMIMGGATKIKAVAVYAPRLALCSPCGGCRQKLAEFSDAGAEVYLCDDTGVRETVTVGGLLPHAFDTEDIG from the coding sequence ATGACGACGCCAGCCGATCTGTTTACGGCCGCGCGCGCGGCAAGCGCCAAATCCTATTCGCCCTATTCGAAATTTCCGGTGGGCGCGGCCATCCTCGCCGAGGATGGCGAGGTCTATGCCGGGGCCAATGTCGAAAACCTTGCCTATCCAGAAGGCATCTGCGCCGAGGGCGTTGCGATCGGCCACATGATCATGGGCGGCGCGACGAAGATCAAGGCCGTCGCCGTCTATGCGCCGCGGCTGGCGCTGTGCTCGCCCTGCGGCGGCTGCCGCCAGAAGCTTGCCGAATTTTCCGATGCCGGCGCGGAGGTCTATCTCTGCGACGATACCGGCGTGCGCGAAACCGTGACCGTCGGCGGCCTGCTGCCCCACGCCTTCGACACCGAGGACATCGGATGA